A stretch of DNA from Arthrobacter globiformis:
CGTCCACGAAGACAGTCTGCGGCGGGTCGAGGTAGATGACCAGCACCTCGTCACCGACAGGAAAGACACTGACCTTGTCGAACGGGTAGGCGTGGAAGGCGCTGACCCCACCACGGTACGGGAGCATGACCTCCCCCACGGTACCGGGGCCGATCCGCCCGGTGACCCGGCCGATCTTCCCGGTCAGGCTCCGGTCAACGTTTCTGTGCACCATGGTCCTCGACCTCCCTGGGCTACCTCGACCCCTGTCCTAGGCGCCGGGCTGCTTCGGCGGCTGCTTGGCGTGGTTCTGCCCGTTTTTCAGGGCACTCGACAGCCGCGGCAGGAACGAGCCGGCTTGGGTGATGATCCCGCCGACCATGCTGTTGACGCCGTCAGCGCCGTTGAGAACGGTGAACTGGTCGACGTGTCCGAACGGTTCGGCCGCCGCCGCCACAATGGCCGGCATGTTTTCCGCCAGCTGCTGGGCGATGACGGCGTCCTGGTTGCTTTCGAGGGCCTCGCCGCGGGCCTTGATGCCCTCAGCCTCCGCCAGCGCCTTGGCTTTGATGGCGGAGGCTGCTGCATCGCCGCGCGCCTTCGTGGCTGCCGCCTCTGCTTCGCCTGTCACCCGGGTGCCTCCGGCAATCGCCGCGGCCGCGCTCGCGCTGGCCTGCGCCTCCACTTCCACCCGGCGGGCATTGGCCTGCGCCTCGAGTTCCGTGCGCTTGGCACGGGCTTCGGCTGCACTGATGTCCGCGGCCTTCTGTGCTTCCGCCTCGGTGCGCTGTGCGTAGGCCTTGGCGTCGGCGGGCTTGCGGATGGTGGTCTGCAGCTTCTGTTCCTCGCGGTCTGCCTCGAGCTTGGCCACCTCTGTTTCCTGGACCACCACCTGCTGGCGCGCGGTAGCGTCGGCCAACGGGCCCGCCTGCGCCGCATTGGCCCTTGCCCGTTCCGCGTTGGCCTGCGCCGCCGACTGTTTGATGGCGGAGAGGCTCTGGGCGTCGGCGATCTGTGCGGCGGCCTCGGCTTCCCGCTCCGCGGCCTCACGGTTCCTTGTTGCTTCGGCTATGCGGGCTTCCATTTTGACCTGGGCGATGTGCGGCTTCGCGATGTTCTGGATATAGCCTGTGGGGTCCTGGAGGTCCTTGATCTGCAGGGAATCCACCACGAGGCCAAGTTTTTCCATTTCCACGCCGCTCGCCCCGCGGACCTGGGACGCCAACTTATCGCGCTCGCGGATAATTTCCTCAACGGTCATGCTGCCGATAATGGAGCGAAGGTGTCCCTCGAAGACGTTATACACCTGGCTTTCCATTTTGGGCTGCTGGCCCAGAAACCTTCGTGCCGCGTTGGCGATAAAGGCGGGGGCATCCCCGATTTTATAAATGACGACGCCTTCGACCACAACCTGGATGCCTTGGGACGTGACGCAGGAGACCTTCAGCTCTGTCTCGCTCAGCGTGAGCGACAGCGTCCGGACCGTCTGCAGGCCGGGAACCACCAGGGCGCCCTTCCCAGTGACGATCTTAAAGTCCATCCCGTCGGTGCTTTCCAGGGTGCCGTGCGTCAACCCGGAGATAATGAGGGCCTCGTTCGGCTCGGCCACCTTCCACATCAGTTTGACGGCCAGCCAAATGGCCAGAACGCCCAGAAGCACCGAGACAACAATAATAATCAGGGGCAGGATGGCTGCCAGGTTCTCCATGGCGGTGTCCTCTCAGTGCAATTAGAAGGCGCAGTGCGAGGCCGGTACTTATCCGGCCGGGAAAACCTGCCGGATAAAGCTCGGGCATTGCGGAGCCGGAAAGCCCAAAAAATGCGGGATGACCAGCTGTAATAGACAGTCTGGTGGTGCGTCCGCGCAGAGTCCAGCAATTCCGGCCGCTTTAGGAGAGTGAGCTCTCAAGGCCATTCGAGTTGGGTCGGGGCCGTGGCCGCTTGCCGGGGCTAGCCGCCGCCTGATCACAGGCACCTCGCCGCAGACAAACGGCCGCCCCGCGCAAAAGCGGGCCGGCCGTCGTCGTACTTTAGCTGTTTCGCAGACTACGTGTTTTGGACGTGGTCTTTGGCGTCGGTGGCGGTGGTTTTGACGTCGGTGGCGGCGGTTTGGCCTTCTTCCTTGACGTGCTGGGCGGCGTCGGTGGCGGTGGCCTTGACGTTTTCCATGGCGTCCTGGGCGGGTTCCTTCAGGCCCTGGGCCATGTCCTTGGCCGCGTCGGTGAGCTGGCTGGTCATGGGTTCGGCGGCGGTTTTAAGGGCGTCGGCGGCTTCGCGTTCCTTCTGGCTCGGCGGGATGAGGGAGGAGACGAGCAGCCCTGCGCCGAACGCGATCAGCCCGGCGGCGAGGGGGTTGCCCTGGGTTTTGGCCTTGACCTGCTGGGGGGCGTCGGCGATCGCTTCGCCGGCGGTGCTGATCGCGTTCCCGGCGGCGTCGGTGGCCTGGTGCACCCCGCCCGAGGCGGTGTGCGCGGCGTGGTGGAGGCCGCCGGTGGTGCTGTGGGTGGCGTGGTCCGCGGTGCCCATGACTTTCTCCTTCACTCCGAAGACGGCGTCTTTGACCTTGTCGGTCTGGCGGTGGACGATGTTGGACGGGGTGACCTTGTCGGCCACGGCGTCCACGTTGGTGCCGAGGCGGGCGCGGGTGGCTTCGATGTCGGCGCGGATGGCGTCCGGGTTCTCACTCATCGGTGGTCTCCGTTCGGTTTGAGGGTAGGCGGGATTTCCTGCACTGTCTCGACGGTTTGGGGCATGCCCTTGATGGCTTTGAGTTCCTTGCGGCCCACGGACGCGAGGATCGCGGCGATGATGCCCCAGATCACGGCGACGACGACGGCGGACCAGCCCAGGCCCATCAGCTCGCCCAGGGCGTACCAGAGGGCGATGGAGAGGAACAGGAGCACGAAGTGCCCGGCGACGCCGGCGCCGGCGAGCATGCCGCCGCCCTTGCCGGCGCGGCTGCCGGACTGTTTCAGTTCGGCTTTGGCGAGTTCGATTTCCTGCCGGATCAGGGTGGACAGGTCCCGGGTGACCTCGCCGAGGAGGTCACCGAGGGAGGTGGTGTCGGCCTTGGCGTGCGCGGCCGTTTCCGGGGTATCAGGGATCTGGCTGCTCACAGGGGACGACCTCCACCCTCGGTATCGTCAGTATCCCGCCGCCTCGGCTCGCCATATCCTGGTTCGCCGATGGCTGGCTCGCCATAGGCCGGTTCACCGTAGGCGGGCTGGCCCGTTGCTGGTTCGCCGTACGCTGGCTCCCCGTAGGCGGGCTGGCCAGTGGCCTGCTCCCCGTAGGTTGTCTCGCCGTAGGCCGGCTGGGTGTAGGCAGGTTCGCCCAGTTCGGCGCCATCGTAGAGCGGAGCGCCGACTCCTGCCTCCATGCTGCTTTCGGTGACCGGCGGCTGGACGGGGTAGGGCGGCATGGTGTCAGATCCATAGCCGGCTGTACGGGTTTCGGGGGCGCCGGCCTGCAGGCTGCGGCCCAGGCGTCCGGCAAGCATGCCGGCGCCTGCCGCGAGGAGCAGGAAGGTGCCGGGGCGCTGGCGTGCGAAGGACTTGACCTCATCCAGCAGTGAGCCCGGGTCCCGGTTGTCCAGCCAGGACGCGACCGATGCGGAACGGTCGGCCGCCTGCCGGATCAGGTCCGAGGCCACGCCCTGCTGGTCCGGCGCGTCGGCCATGGAGCGCAGCTGTGAGGAGATGGTTCGGATGCCTTCGGCGGCCTTGGCCTGCTGGGTGCCGGCCTGGCTGGTCAGGTCCGACTTCGCCTGGTGCAGCAGATCCCGGGCGCTGTTCTTGGCTTCATACGCGACGTTCGCAGCCTCGGACTTGGCTGTCTCCGCCACGTTGCGGGCGGCACCTTTAGCCTCGCCGGCGACGTTCGTGGCCTCTTCTTTCGCCACGTCCTTCTTCGAAGACGCGTCATCCTGGTAGCCGGGAGTGCCGTAGCCGGTGGTACCCGCTCCAGTTGCGCCGTATCCCGTGGTGCCGGCGCCGTAACCCGAATTCTGTGTGGCCGGGGGAGTGGTCAGGTCTTCATCCTGCGGCCATTGGTTCTCAGTCATCTTCGCTCTCTCTTTCCGAAAGGGGCAGCTGCTGTACAGGAACCAGCGTTGCTGGCATGCAATGGTAAGCATGTTTACTAATAAATAGTAAGCACCCTTGCCATTTTTTCCCACCTCCATTTTTCTGTCCTCATGGGGAAGTGGCAGAGGGTGTCGACCGTCGGCAGGACTTGCCGCGCGCCACCGGCCACCCAACCCAAGAAAAAAGCTAAGTAGGCTTGCCAAGCTGATAGTAAGCATGCTTAGGGTATAGGTGCGAGGTCGGATTACCGGCCTCGGTCGCGACGATAGATGGCCCCGGCAGGGGTGCTGCAGATGCCGTTCTGCAGCGGCGAGACTTTGCCGTAACCTGCCGTTGCGCTGTCGTCGGCCTCAGCGTGAACAGCCAAATGTGAACACGAAGTCAAACTCCAAGGAGACAACATGCTCACCAAGGAACACATCGACGACCTACTCAACAAGAACGGGAACATCCTCTCCGCAGACGGAGACAAGATCGGTTCCCTCGGCCAGGTTTATGCGGATGATGACAACGGACAGCCCACTTGGGTGACGGCACGGACAGGCCTTTTCGGGACGTCGGAGTCGTTCATTCCCCTCGAGGGAGCACGCCTTGAGGGATCGGACATTGTTGTCCCTTACAGCAAGGATCAGGTCAAGGACGCTCCGCGGGTGGACGCTGAGGGTCACCTTGATCCGTCAGAAGAGGACCGGCTCTACGAGCACTACCAGTTGCATGGCAACGTGACCTATTCCGAGGCTGCGACCGGGCACCGCCCCGACTCCGGCCGGACGGCCGACCGGTCCGCTGCCGGCCTTTCTGCCACCGAGCGGGATGCGGGGTTTGCTGCCGCAGGGAGCGGCGGAACTTATAGTGCAACGGATGGCGGGCTCGGACGCCATACGTCCGGACTGGCGGATGACGACGCCATGACCCGGTCGGAGGAGCGCGTGAATGTTGGCACAGAAAGGCAGGCTGCCGGCCGCGCCCGTCTGCGCAAATATGTGGTGACCGAAAACGAGACCCGGACAGTTCCCGTGCAGCGCGAGGAAGTGCGGCTGGAGCGCGAACCGATCACCGAAGGAAACCGGGACGAGGCGCTGAGGGGACCGGACATCAGCGAAGCGGAACACGAGGTGGTGCTGCACGAGGAACGTCCCGTGGTGGACAAGGAAACTGTTCCTGTCGAGCGGGTCAGGCTGGACACGGAAACCGTCACGGATGAAGTAACGGTGGATGAACAGATCCGCAAGGAGCGCATCGAGACAGACGGCGTAGAGGACACCCGCCGTTAACGTGCCTAACGCCGGGGCCGGGTTACCGGCCCCGGCGTTGTCGGCGGTTTTGGGCTGGCGGTGTTGCCAGCAGGGGTCAAAGGGAAAGAAGGTTGAGACCGATGGTCCCGAATCCTGACGCGGAGCAGTGGGGACCTCACCAGCTGCTGTCCATGGCCGCCAGGCTCGTCCAGCGCCGGCAGGACCAGGCGCTGGCAGAACTCGGCCTCACCCATGCCGCGGTCATTGCGCTCCAAGGCCTTACCGACGGCCCGCTGAACCAGGAGCAGTTGGCCGCCGATATCAAAGTCCGCAGCCAGTCCCTTGGGCGGGTACTGGCGAGGCTTGAGGGGGCAGGGCTTGTGGCCCGTGAGTCGAGTTCGCTGGACAGGCGGCACAACCAGGTATCCATAACGGAAGCTGGCCGACAGGCGCTGGAGGCAGCGCGGAAAGCGGAACAGGACGCCCTGCCCCCCGACGTCGTCGAGGGCACAGTTCTGGGCCGGGAGCTGGCCCGGGTCATCAGTTACTTTCCCGGCCGCAGCAAGGCAGACTCGGCCAAGAACCAGAATACGGCCGCCGTCGTCGGCGACCCAACCGTGGAGGATACCGCCGAGGCGGGCACTCCTGTGGCCGGTGCACCTACAGAAGGTGGGAGGCCCGCAGAAGGTGTACAGGAGGCTTCGGGCGCGGGCACGTCTGCGGAACCTGCCTTGCGGGCACCGGCTTCTGAAGCAGATGAGGTCGGACAGGACGCTACGCCGGCGCCGGAGGACCGTCCCGGAATAGGGCAGAAGCCAAACGGCGTGGGTGACTCCAGCCCGGAATAGGCCTATTGCCTTGGGTAGGTTTTTCGGTCATTGAGGGAGGAAAGTGTCGCCGCGCCGCGCGCGGCGACACTTTCCTGGTTGGCCCATGCCGGTCCGGGCTCAGGGCCGGACCGTACTCTGGCTTCGCTGTGACATCCCTGGCGCCGATATCCCTAGCTTCGCTGTTGCATCGGGTCCGGCCAGTTGCCGATGAGGCCGGACATGGGATCGGGCCAGTTGCCGATCCGGCCGCGCATGGGATCGGGCCAGTTGCCGATCCGGCCGCTAAGGGCGCCGGACTGCGGACGGGACGGACGAGGGGTAGCAGACAGCGGGGCGTGCGTAGACATGACATATTCTCCTGACTGAACTGATGGTCCTTGCGCAAGGTTGCGCAGGTGGTCGTTTCTGCCCGCATTTGAGGGCAGAGTTGACCTGTTCAGTCGGGGGAAGTCCCCGGATCGAAGGCTGGGCTGGCAGGAAGGTTCTGGGTGGCATCGAACATCCCGGCGCCGGCAAGCAGAAGGGGCCGGTCCCAGTCTCCCGCCGCTTCGGCGGCCTGGGCTCCGAAGCCTTCGGAGCCTCCGGAGGAGTTCCCCGACGTTCCCTCGCTCACGGCAAAGGCCGGGAGATGCCCGTCGCGCGGCAACGTATCAATGTTAAGTTTGTGGGTTGCGGGGCTGGCGGCTGCCGGCTCTCGCCGCTGGGGCGTGGTCATCTGCAGCTCTGCAAGCGTGAGGCCCGTGCCTGCGAGCGGCAGACCACCGCCTGTAGCCGGCATGGCCGGGAGGATCGTCCCGGCAAGTGCTGCAGGCAGGGTCCGGTCGGTCTTTGGAGTGTTCGTCCCCTGCGTGATGCCCGACGGCGAAACGGCATGTGGCGGTACAGCGAGATCTGGTGGGTTGTCCGCGGCGCCGGGAACCGGCGCCGGCGGCCTGACAGCCGGTGCGTGGACGCCGGGCAGATCCTGCACCGGCACCGAAGGAACACGCACCGAGGGAACTGGCACCGAAGAAACCGACACCGACGGGACATGCACGGAACGACGCGGCGAAGGAAAGACCGGAGCAGCAGGCGTTACCGGCAGTTGCGGCGCCGACGAAACGATGTCTTCCGCGGCCGTAACCAAGCTGTGTGCTCTGTCGAGCACCGGATCCGCTGCGGTGGTCACGGTGCTGACCGCCGTCGATGCCTCCTCGATCACTGTGGCGGCCGTGTCCGCTACAGTGCCGACGACGGTCGACACGGGCTTGGTGACATCGGCCGGGAGGCTCGGGGCCGTTGGCAGGGCAGGAACGACCGGAAGTAGCGTGGTCGCCGGGGCCACCCGGGAAACAGCCGAAGCCAGCGGAGCAGACACCGCCGACTTCGCAATGGCAGCCACAGGAGTTTTGACAAGGGAACCAGCGTTGAGGGAGCCGGTATCCAGGGGACCAGCGCCAAGCGAAGGGGCAGTCACTGTGTCCCCGGAAGCTGCCTCAGCGGACGCTGCGCCCCAGGTGATCCACGCGAGAACCAGGAGGGCGGGCAGCAGGAGCGCGCGCAGAACGGCAGCTTTGACAGAGCGCAAGCCGTTGCCCATCCGAATCACCCCCCAGCGCGGTGGGAGACCAGAATATGCCCGCCGCCCAGCTATGTCCAGAGGAAAAAAGTCCAGAGGAAAAAATTCGCGCAGGATCGAGCAGGCGGGAACGCTCTAAAATTGAAGCAGAAGGTGCTGTAAGGATGTCTGGGTCCATCGTCGTCGTCCTAGTGTTGCTGGCCGCAATCGCCGTCGTCGCCATTGCGGCAACGGTGCTGGCCGTGTTGCGCGACGGGCGAGGCGAAGTGCGGAGCGAACCGTCTGAGGAGCCCTGGACCGCCGGGAACCTGCCCAGCGAGCCATACGCCCAGATTCGATTCAAATAGCGGCCGCCGGAGGAGCATTCCCGGCTGCGGCTCCCGATCCTACACTGACGGGGTGGGAACCTCCCGGCAGACGAATTCCGCGGCAGCGCGAAGCTGGACACCGATGCGGCTGCCCAAGAGAAGGCCCCCGCGTCGACGTCCACCCGGGGTGCCGCCGGAGTGGCGCTTCTCGCAGCCGTGACCCTGGACGGGGTGCCGGAAAATATCGCCCTGGGCGTCGCACTGGGGGAGGGGACAGGGGGCCTGGCGCTCCTGGCCTCGATCTTCGTCTCCAATTTGCCGGAAGCACTGGTGGGCGCCGCATCCATGCGCAGCCAAGGCCGTACCAGCGGGGCGATCATGGCGCTGTGGACCATCTGCGCCCTGCTGCTCGTGGCGGCCGTGGTCCTGGGTGCGGGCCCGTTGTCCGGCACGGATCCGGAACCCATCTCCCTGCCGCTGGCATTTGCAGCCGGGGCTGTCATAGCCTCCCTCGCGGACACCCTGATGCCGGAGGCCTTCGAACATGGCGGGCCCGCAGTGGCGCTCAGCACGGCGGCCGGGTTCGTGCTCTCCTTCGTGCTCTCCCTTGCCTGATTTCTGCAAGCCAGCCTAGTCCTTGCCGGTGCCTCCCGGGGAGGAGCATTTCCGGACACCAACCTTGCCGGTGCCTCCCGGGGAGGAGCGTTTCCGGACACCAACTTTCCGGACACAAAGTTGGTGCAGCCGCCCACGATGTTGCGTGGCCGCCTGCACCAACCGGTAGTACGAATACTCAGATTAGATATCTACTCATTCGCGGCTCCTAGTTCCCGGCGTTCGCGTTCCGGGCTATTTCCTGTCCTCGACCGAATGCCTTGAAAACATCCAGCCGGCGGCAATCATCAGTACACCAGCCACCATCATGGTCCAGTTGTCCGTCATGTTCAGCGACAGGAAATTGGCCGCCGAATCCACTCCGACACTGAGCCCGTAAATGCTGAGAATGATGTATAGCGCACCGGCGCCCAAGAGGAACCTGCGAGCACCCATTTCACTGCGGGACATGGCCCAGCCGGTTCCGCCGATCACCAGTTGCACAATGTTGAGCAGCATGGACACCTGGAACAGACCTAGGAACATGGCGTGCGAATCGGGCCCAAGGAACATCAGTTCGCCATACCGTGCGGTAATGCCCGGGATGAACCCCAGCACACCGACCACCAACGCGACAATACCAACACCCATGCCGGCGTTCTGGACGTCAGTCCTGCCAAAGTGAACGCCATGTGCATGTGGGGATGCGGTAGTCATTTTCTGCCTCCAACCACTGAATGCGGACAAGCTAATTTTACGACGGGCATCCCGAAAAAGCGCCCGCCGTCGAGCCTGCCGTGCACCGGTGCAGGCGCATGATCGTCAGACTTCTCGCGCTGTTGAGCCTGTCGAAAACAGGGGAGCCGGGTGCTGCATGGCACGATGGGAGGCGATGAAACTGCGTGCTGACCAGACCGGAGACCGTGGCCTACCCATGCCCCTGTGGCTGCAGGGCGGGCTCGAGTCCGCCCAGGCGGCCATCATTTCCGCGCTGGTGGTCATCGCCCCCATCGTTGCGGTGTGGGCTACCTCGGGTTTCGGGAGCGCCGGCTTCGATGTCCTGGCCCGGCTGTCCGGCCAGGCGTGGCTGGTCATCCACGGGGTACCCCTGTACCTCACCACCGTGGGGGAGGGCTCTGCCGCGAGGCCGGAGACCGGTATGCTGTCGCTGCTTCCGCTGGGCCTGACACTTATACCGTTCCTGCTGGCCTGGCGGGCGGGCAGGCGTCTGGCCCGGGCGTCGTACACGGACCAGCTGTGGCAGGCGCTCCTCGGGTCGTGGCTGGTCTATGCAGGTTTCGGCATCGCCACTGGATTCATTTGCCGGACCGAAGACGTTGAGGTTTTCCTATGGTGGGCCGGGCTCCTTCCGCTGGTTCCGTTCGGCCTCGGGATGGTGATCGGCGCCCGGCGGGAGGCCGGTTCATGGAGCCGGCTGATCGGCGTCGACGCCGTGGACTGGATCGCCCGCACCAGCCAGCATTCACGCTGGGCGGGGTCGTATCTGGCCTCCGCAGCCAAGGCCGGCTTCGTCGCCGTCATCGCGGCGCTCGCCATTTCCTCGGCGTTGCTGGCCGTGGATCTTTTCATCCACTGGAACCTTGTGGTGGCGGTCTATGAAGCGCTCGACGCCGGACCCGTCGGAGGCGCGGCACTCACCATTGCGCAGCTCGGCTTCCTGCCCAACCTCGCCGTCTTCGCGCTCGCGTGGCTGACCGGCTCCGGATTCGCGCTCGGCGCCGGTTCCCAGGTGGGCTCGCTGGGAACCGCCGTGGGACCGCTGCCCACTATCCCGGTTTTTGCGGCGATCCCTTCCGGCCCGCTCGATTTCGGACCGGTGGCGCTGGTGGTTCCCGTGCTCGCCGGAGTCCTGGCCGGCTGGTGGTTCCTGCGTGAAGGTGAAAACCACTTCGATGAATGGCTGTCCATCAAACTCCGCGTCCGCTGGCTGACCGCCGCCGCGTCCACGCTGTTCCTGGCGCTGATCGTCGGGGCCGCCGCCGGCGTGCTGGCAGCAGCCCTCGCGTGGCTGGCGCGCGGCTCGGCCGGCATCGGCCGCCTCTCGGACATCGGCCCTGACCCGTTATGGACGGCAGTCTGGCTGGCAGCGGAAGTCGGGATCGGCGTCGTAATTGGGTACGCGGCGGGACCGTGGCTGGAACGCCGGCAACTGCGCGACGCCGAGCTGGGGACCGCCCCGAGCAGCACATAGCCTTCGGCGCGTAGTCTTCCGTGCGCCGGGGCGGCTCTAGCGCACGGGCTGCTTGAGCGGTCCGGGCAGCGAGTTCTCCAGCTGGACCCGGCATTCCGTGCTTGCCTTGCTGGTCAGCGCCTGGCGGGAGCACTGCTGGAAGTCCCGCACCTGGTTGAAGAACAGCGCCGAGGTCAGGACCAGGAGAACCATGACGGCGGAAACCACCAAGCCGGAGATGGTGCCGAACAGCACCAGTTTGGATTCCTTGAACCGGATGGCCCGGATGAGCACGATGATCCCCAGCGCGATGCCCGCCGCCGTCAGAATGGCCGTCAGCCAGAGGTAGGCGATGTCCAGCTGGAACACGAAGAAGGCGCCCAGCACGGCCACGATGAACATGCGGAACAGTGTGTGCGTCTTCTGGAGCGAGGCTTTGGCTTCCTCGCTGAGCGGACGCGCGGTCCGCTGCGACCCCTGGGGGCCCGGAGTGGGGTTCATGTTTTCCAGCCTACGCGAGCAGCCGCCTAAGCTTGAGCAATGCGCATAGTAGTCCTCGTCTCCGGAACCGGTTCCAACCTCCAAGCCGTCATTGACGCCGTTCAAGCCGGGGACCTGGATGTTGAAATCGCCGCGGTTGGCGCGGACCGCCCGGGAACCTACGGCGTAGAGCGCTCGGCGGCAGCCGGGATCGACACGTTCGTGGTGGACTTCAAGGCCTACCCGGACCGCGCGGAATGGAACGCCGCGCTGACGGAAGCCGTTGCCGCTTACCAGCCGGATGTGGTGGTGTCCTCAGGCTTCATGCGGATCGTGAGCCCCGAATTCATCGACGCGTTCGACGGGAAGATACCTCAACACGCATCCCGCCCTGCTGCCGTCCTTCCCGGGCGCCCACGGAGTCCGCGACGCCATGGCCTACGGCGTGAAGGTCACGGGCTGCACGGTGCACTGGGCCGACGCCGGCGTGGACACGGGGCCCATCATCGCGCAGGAGGCGGTGGCCATCGAGGACGGCGACACCGAGGAAACCCTGCATGAACGGATCAAGGTGGTGGAGCGCCGGCTCCTGGTCTCCACCCTCGCGTCGCTCGCCGCGGCGCACTCTGTCGCCTAATTAGCAGCCTGCTCCCAGTTTCAGGGCGCATGGGAACGGTGCCACTACTTGTTCAGGCTCTGGTTGCCGGGCTGATGCGTCCTGCCACATTAATAGGTGGTGCAATACCTGCCCATTGGTGAGTAATCGGAGCCGACGGCCCGGGTAGTGCCCTCGAAAAGACGGGTACCTGGGCGCCTGAATTACGCTGGCTGGCCGCAGAAGCGGCCCATACGCTGACTGCGTCTCATCCAGCGCGCGGCTTGCCAGGAGGTTTCACATGTCGCACTTCAGCATTTCCAAATCGAGTCCAAAAGTTTTGTGTCTTACAGCAGCGCTAGTTCTCGGCACCGGTGCCGTCACAGCTGTGTACGCCTCGGCGACGACGTCCGCCGCAGGCGAGATCAGTGGTTGCTTTAACAACAACAACGGTGGTCAGCTCAGGGTTCTGTCCGCCGGATCCACCTGCGACACCAAAAAGGAAACTCCCATCTCCTGGAACAGCCAAGGGATTCAAGGAGTCCAGGGAATTCAAGGCATCCCGGGCATCCAGGGCGACAAGGGCGGCACCGGGGCCACCGGAGCGACAGGGTCCCAGGGCGAGACCGGAGCGACCGGTGCCCAAGGCGAAACGGGCGACGTCGGGCCGCAGGGGATCCAAGGTGAGACCGGAGCGACCGGTGCCCAAGGCGAAACGGGCGACGTCGGGCCGCAGGGGATCCGAGGTGAGACCGGAGCGACCGGTGCGCAAGGCGAGAAGGGCGATACCGGCGAGACCGGTGCCCAAGGGGCCCAAGGCGAGAAGGGCGACACCGGGGCCACCGGAGCTACCGGGGTCCAGGGGGAGAAGGGCGATACCGGGGCCACAGGTGCACAGGGGATCCAGGGGGAGAAGGGCGACACCGGAGCCACCGGCGCGCTCGGTCCTGCAGGGCCCACCGGAGCCACCGGAGCCACCGGAGCCGCGGCTTCAACGAGCGTGACTGTGCAGACGCTCACCGCTTCGACCGCCACCGTGACGGTCCTGTGCGACGCCGGTCAAGTGGCCATGGGAGGCGGCTTCAGCGGCGTTATTACGACCCCCAGCAACCAGGTGACGGCCAGCCAACCAGTCACGGTAGGAGCGCAGAAGGGTTGGTCCGTGACCCAGACCAGGGCTGCTTCGATCACCGTCTACGCGACCTGCATCCAGTAGCAGCGGCTGGCGCACTATTTCGGGAGCGAGGCGCGGGGCAGCGGGGA
This window harbors:
- a CDS encoding PRC and DUF2382 domain-containing protein, which translates into the protein MLTKEHIDDLLNKNGNILSADGDKIGSLGQVYADDDNGQPTWVTARTGLFGTSESFIPLEGARLEGSDIVVPYSKDQVKDAPRVDAEGHLDPSEEDRLYEHYQLHGNVTYSEAATGHRPDSGRTADRSAAGLSATERDAGFAAAGSGGTYSATDGGLGRHTSGLADDDAMTRSEERVNVGTERQAAGRARLRKYVVTENETRTVPVQREEVRLEREPITEGNRDEALRGPDISEAEHEVVLHEERPVVDKETVPVERVRLDTETVTDEVTVDEQIRKERIETDGVEDTRR
- a CDS encoding flotillin family protein, with translation MENLAAILPLIIIVVSVLLGVLAIWLAVKLMWKVAEPNEALIISGLTHGTLESTDGMDFKIVTGKGALVVPGLQTVRTLSLTLSETELKVSCVTSQGIQVVVEGVVIYKIGDAPAFIANAARRFLGQQPKMESQVYNVFEGHLRSIIGSMTVEEIIRERDKLASQVRGASGVEMEKLGLVVDSLQIKDLQDPTGYIQNIAKPHIAQVKMEARIAEATRNREAAEREAEAAAQIADAQSLSAIKQSAAQANAERARANAAQAGPLADATARQQVVVQETEVAKLEADREEQKLQTTIRKPADAKAYAQRTEAEAQKAADISAAEARAKRTELEAQANARRVEVEAQASASAAAAIAGGTRVTGEAEAAATKARGDAAASAIKAKALAEAEGIKARGEALESNQDAVIAQQLAENMPAIVAAAAEPFGHVDQFTVLNGADGVNSMVGGIITQAGSFLPRLSSALKNGQNHAKQPPKQPGA
- a CDS encoding phage holin family protein — translated: MSSQIPDTPETAAHAKADTTSLGDLLGEVTRDLSTLIRQEIELAKAELKQSGSRAGKGGGMLAGAGVAGHFVLLFLSIALWYALGELMGLGWSAVVVAVIWGIIAAILASVGRKELKAIKGMPQTVETVQEIPPTLKPNGDHR
- a CDS encoding MarR family winged helix-turn-helix transcriptional regulator; the protein is MVPNPDAEQWGPHQLLSMAARLVQRRQDQALAELGLTHAAVIALQGLTDGPLNQEQLAADIKVRSQSLGRVLARLEGAGLVARESSSLDRRHNQVSITEAGRQALEAARKAEQDALPPDVVEGTVLGRELARVISYFPGRSKADSAKNQNTAAVVGDPTVEDTAEAGTPVAGAPTEGGRPAEGVQEASGAGTSAEPALRAPASEADEVGQDATPAPEDRPGIGQKPNGVGDSSPE
- a CDS encoding DUF4383 domain-containing protein, with protein sequence MTTASPHAHGVHFGRTDVQNAGMGVGIVALVVGVLGFIPGITARYGELMFLGPDSHAMFLGLFQVSMLLNIVQLVIGGTGWAMSRSEMGARRFLLGAGALYIILSIYGLSVGVDSAANFLSLNMTDNWTMMVAGVLMIAAGWMFSRHSVEDRK
- a CDS encoding cell division protein PerM, with the translated sequence MKLRADQTGDRGLPMPLWLQGGLESAQAAIISALVVIAPIVAVWATSGFGSAGFDVLARLSGQAWLVIHGVPLYLTTVGEGSAARPETGMLSLLPLGLTLIPFLLAWRAGRRLARASYTDQLWQALLGSWLVYAGFGIATGFICRTEDVEVFLWWAGLLPLVPFGLGMVIGARREAGSWSRLIGVDAVDWIARTSQHSRWAGSYLASAAKAGFVAVIAALAISSALLAVDLFIHWNLVVAVYEALDAGPVGGAALTIAQLGFLPNLAVFALAWLTGSGFALGAGSQVGSLGTAVGPLPTIPVFAAIPSGPLDFGPVALVVPVLAGVLAGWWFLREGENHFDEWLSIKLRVRWLTAAASTLFLALIVGAAAGVLAAALAWLARGSAGIGRLSDIGPDPLWTAVWLAAEVGIGVVIGYAAGPWLERRQLRDAELGTAPSST
- a CDS encoding DUF3618 domain-containing protein, translating into MSENPDAIRADIEATRARLGTNVDAVADKVTPSNIVHRQTDKVKDAVFGVKEKVMGTADHATHSTTGGLHHAAHTASGGVHQATDAAGNAISTAGEAIADAPQQVKAKTQGNPLAAGLIAFGAGLLVSSLIPPSQKEREAADALKTAAEPMTSQLTDAAKDMAQGLKEPAQDAMENVKATATDAAQHVKEEGQTAATDVKTTATDAKDHVQNT